A portion of the Punica granatum isolate Tunisia-2019 chromosome 7, ASM765513v2, whole genome shotgun sequence genome contains these proteins:
- the LOC116213265 gene encoding E3 ubiquitin-protein ligase UPL1-like isoform X2: MMKLKRRALEVPPKIRSFINSVTVVPLENIEEPLKCFSWEFDKGDFHHWVDLFDHFDSFFEKYIKSRKDLQLEENFLESDPPFPKAAVLQILRVIRIILENCTNKHFYSSYEHLSALLASTDVDVVEACLQTLAAFLKKAIGKCSIRDSSLSSKLYALAQGWGVKEEGLGLVACALPNGCDPIAQELGSTLHFEFYADKDSANEQQTGEGLKIIHLPSVSSCPESDLELLDKLIKEYKVPSSLRFSLLTRLRFARAFGSLASRQQYTSIRLYAFIVLVKASSDADDLTSFFNAEPEFINELLSLLSYEEEVPEKIRILCLLSLVALCQDRNRQASVLAAVTSGGHRGILSSLVQKAIESVTSGSSKWPVVFAEALLSLVTALVSSSNGCSAMREAGFIATLLPLLKDTDPQHLHLVSTAVHILEAFMDYSNPAAALFRELGGLDDTVARLKVEVSYIENGAKQQVEATDCGENVQAVAPAASSDLDNVQPLYSEALVSYHRRLLMKALLRAISLGTYATGNASSVYGSNENLLPQCLCIIFRRAKDFGGGVFSLAATVMSDLIHKDPTCFSLLDAVGLPSAFLDAIMDGVLCSSEAVSCIPQCLDALCLNTAGLEAVKDRNALRCFVKIFTSRAYLRALTGDTPGTLSSGLDELLRHASSLRGSGVEMLLEILNTISNIGSAGETTNLSSESAPVPMETDAEGGSSVSPDEGDSSKAVVNSEQTSETSSDASVTNIEGFLPDCVCNAARLLETVLQNAETCRIFVEKKGIEAVLQLLTLPSMPLSVPLGHSLSIAFKNFSLQHSASLAHAVCSFLRQYSSTTNSLLESVAGTPLAAVESAKQAKILRNLSILEDILSLSIFLLKGTTTLFTELGAADADSLKDLGRTYREVIWQVSSCNDSKVEEKKAVEQDQENADAGSSNPVARESDDDANMPVVRYMNPVSIRNGSQSLWGGEREFFSVVRSGESLHRRSRHGFSRIRGGRTGRHLEALNLEPEVQTSTPETSSHNVKKKSPDVLVLEILGRLATTLRSFFTALVKGFTSSNRRRGDSASMVSASKTLGSGLAKIYFEALSFSGHSNYQRTDLSLSVKCRYLGKIVDDMAALTFDSRRRTCYASMINNFYVHGTFKELLMTFEATSQLLWTLPYSAPAPATDHDKVVEETRLSHSTWLRDTLQSYCRELEYFVNSAFLISPTSTSQAQQLIQPVTTGLSIGLFPVPRDPEVFVQLLQSQVLDVILPVWNHQMFPNCSPEFIASMISLVTHVYSGVGDVKRNRAGITGSTTQRYMPPPPDEATITTIVEMGFTRARAEEALRRVESNSVEMAMEWLFSHAEDPVQEDDELARALALSLGNSSETTKSDVADKPMDVATDGPQAKAPPVDDVLSALVKLFQNSDVMAFPLTDLLVTLCNRKKGEERPKVISFLIQQLKLCRLDFSTDTSALCMISHVIALVLSEDGSAREIAAQNGIVSAAIDILMNFRARNELADETVVPKCISALLLILDNMLQPRPKVLSENSEGVNTGSLAEPSPEQDSLSILAPVTENKAGSELPDKESGTVLEKIFGNSTGYLTIDESQKLLQVACDFIKQHVPSMMMQAVLQICARLTKTHALALQFLEYGGLAALFSLPRACFFPGYDTVASAIIRHLLEDPQTLQTAMELEIKQTLSGSRHGGRVSPRTFLTSMASVISRDPTVFMKAASAVCQLETSGGRTLVVLLKERDKSKSSASEPGLSLNESGNKMQDGSVKCSKSHKKVPANLTQVIDQLLDIVLKFPSSKGQEDSGCDLTLMEVDEPDTKVKGKAKVDSTRKSDSESERSAALAKVTFVLILLSDILLMYAHAVGVILKRDLELQGSNQLESSGNGGLLHHILHHLLPLSAQKSAGPDEWRDKLSEKASSFLVALCGRSAEGRRRVICELVKTFSSFSNLESNSSRTTLLPDKKVSSFAELAYSILSKNSSPGNLLGSGCSTDVAKSMIDGGMVQCLASILQVIDLDHPDAPKIVTLIVKSLESLTRAANMSEPVFRPEALNKKKNAISSETVNEQASAPSPAELAEENQDSFNQQEAPGTVEMQEQQHRGGSPEGEGNMHEENPNNSEGQDMRNEVEAMASSPTTNLGMDFIREEMEDGGPPHGGNHIEVTFRVEGRADDDMGDEDDMGEDAEEDDDDDDGEDEDEAEDGTGMMSLPDTDVEDHDDTGMGDDFNDDMIDEDDDDFHENRVIEVRWREALDGLDHHLQVLGQPGASGGLIEGWNMDDLFGLRRTLGFERRRQTGRSSFDRSATEASGFQHPLLVRPNQAGNMVSLRDLESLPADSFDASHFYMFDAPVLPYDHVPSSLFSTRIGSSSVHPPLGDYSIGLDSLQLPGRRGLSDGRWTDDGQPPAGPQASAIAQAVEEQFLSQLQRSSPPAERQLQSSGPQENQLLDAATNNGSRQTAEGGIDETQRSEDQNEEIGNEVRNQQINPAVESIPSQEQINPESSAAEEPMSIQPLSLNSSPNQQDNMEIGNGDSATATGEGETFLEFVISSMETGGGQADPDAEDVSARAVVRDESLESTDIGAADGTASGMPDDGQAAAARPTTVDVDMSSSDNEIGQADPSGAVAESLQPEAVATVNADLPEQAAVNSEVPGGNAIDPTFLEALPEDLRAEVLASQQAQPVQPPAYVPPSADEIDPEFLAALPPDIQAEVLAQQRAQRVTQQAQPVDMDNASIIATFPADLREEVLLTSSEAVLSALPSPLLAEAQMLRDRAMSHYQARSLFGGSHRLSSRRNGLGFDRQPAMDRGVGVTIGQRAASAVSDNLKFKEIEGEPLLDSSALKALIRLLRLAQPLGKGLLQRLLLNLCAHSATRANLVHLLLGMIKPEAEGLPGGLATINSQRLYGCQSNIVYGRSQLLDGLPPLVLRRIVEILTYLATNHSAVASMLFYFDPSSLAEASSLGYLDSKSYKGKEKVVEGVSSNGSQDAQAEVPLVIFLKLLNRPLFSRSTTHFEQVLGLIQVVVYDAAAKLESESQSEKAIDDAKVPPEQTGDLKKEKSSNGPENTSDSNDKEAKSTTDETSSSKPKTSVNIYDVLLQLPKSDLRNLCSLLGREGLSDKVYLLASEVLKKLSRVAAPHRKLFIMELSELAHDLSSSAVNELVTLRNTHMLGLSAGSMAGAAILRVLQALSSLTAAGVGGAKGLDADKELEEQTTMWKLNLALESLWQELSDCIGVTEAQLSQSSLGPTMPNVNVVDQVQGISASPPLPPGTQRLLPYIEAFFVLSEKLQASSSTTVQQDQATVTATEVKECVGASTSSSTTKSSADSQKRLDGLVTFVKFAEKHRRLLNAFIRQNPGLLENSLSMMLKAPRLVDFDNKRSYFRSRIRQQHEQSLSGPLRISVRRAYVLEDSYNQLRMRSTQELKGRLNVQFQGEEGIDAGGLTREWYQLLSRVIFDRGALLFTTVGNNATFQPNPNSVYQTEHLSYFKFVGRVVAKALFDGQLLDVHFTRSFYKHILGIKVTYHDIEAVDPDYYKNLKWMLENDVSDIPDLTFSMDADEEKHILYEKNEVTDYELKPGGRNIRVTEETKHEYVDLVADHILTNAIRTQINSFLEGFSELILRDLISIFNDKELELLISGLPEIDLDDLRANTEYTGYTAASSVVQWFWDVVKGFTKEDMARLLQFVTGTSKVPLEGFRALQGISGPQRFQIHKAYGAPDRLPSAHTCFNQLDLPEYTSKEQLQDRLLLAIHEASEGFGFG, translated from the exons ATGATGAAGCTGAAGCGGAGAGCTCTGGAAGTG CCTCCAAAAATCAGATCCTTCATCAATAGCGTGACTGTGGTTCCTCTTGAAAATATAGAAGAACCCCTCAAATGTTTTTCTTGGGAGTTTGATAAG GGGGATTTTCATCATTGGGTTGATCTCTTTGATCATTTTGATTCCTTTTTTGAGAAGTACATAAAATCAAGGAAGGATTTGCAGCTTGAGGAAAATTTTTTGGAGTCTGACCCTCCATTTCCTAAAGCTGCAGTTCTCCAAATTCTTCGTGTTATAAGGATAATTTTGGAGAACTGCACCAACAAACACTTCTATAGTTCATATGAG CACCTTTCAGCATTACTTGCCTCCACTGATGTGGACGTGGTTGAGGCTTGTCTGCAGACCTTGGCTGCTTTTTTGAAAAAAGCCATTGGAAAGTGCTCAATCAGAGATTCTTCTTTGAGTTCCAAGTTGTATGCACTTGCACAAGGATGGGGCGTGAAGGAAGAGGGACTTGGACTAGTTGCTTGTGCATTGCCTAACGGATGTGATCCTATTGCACAGGAATTAGGCTCCACTCTCCATTTCGAGTTCTATGCAGATAAGGATTCGGCCAATGAGCAGCAGACTGGAGAAGGGCTGAAAATCATTCACTTGCCCAGTGTCAGCAGTTGCCCAGAAAGTGATCTGGAGCTTCTGGACAAGTTAATCAAAGAATATAAAGTACCCAGTAGTTTGAGATTCTCATTGTTGACGAGATTGCGTTTTGCAAGGGCATTCGGATCTTTAGCTTCTCGGCAGCAATACACCAGCATTCGGCTCTATGCTTTCATCGTTCTAGTTAAAGCAAGCAGCGATGCTGATGATTTGACATCTTTCTTCAACGCAGAGCCAGAGTTCATCAATGAACTATTATCATTGTTGAGCTATGAAGAAGAAGTTCCTGAAAAGATCCGTATTCTGTGTCTGCTTTCACTGGTGGCTCTTTGTCAGGACAGGAATCGTCAGGCCTCTGTTCTTGCTGCTGTCACATCTGGTGGACACCGTGGGATTCTTTCCAGCCTGGTACAGAAGGCTATTGAGTCTGTCACCAGTGGCTCCTCGAAGTGGCCTGTAGTGTTTGCAGAGGCTCTTCTATCTCTTGTAACTGCTCTGGTTTCATCTTCAAATGGATGCTCAGCAATGAGGGAAGCTGGGTTTATTGCCACCCTCCTGCCCCTACTTAAAGACACGGACCCACAGCACTTGCATTTGGTCAGCACTGCTGTGCATATTCTTGAAGCTTTCATGGATTACAGCAACCCAGCGGCTGCGTTGTTCAGAGAATTAGGGGGCTTAGATGATACTGTGGCTCGCCTTAAGGTAGAAGTGTCTTATATCGAGAATGGTGCAAAGCAGCAAGTTGAGGCAACTGATTGTGGGGAGAATGTGCAAGCTGTTGCACCTGCTGCTTCCAGTGATCTGGACAATGTGCAGCCACTTTATTCTGAAGCACTAGTCTCATACCATCGAAGGCTGCTTATGAAAGCTTTGCTCCGTGCAATATCCCTCGGCACTTATGCTACTGGGAATGCATCCAGTGTGTACGGCTCCAACGAGAACCTCTTGCCTCAATGCTTGTGTATAATTTTCCGGCGGGCAAAAGACTTCGGCGGAGGTGTTTTCTCACTTGCTGCGACTGTCATGAGTGATTTGATTCACAAAGATCCAACATGCTTTTCTCTCTTAGATGCTGTGGGTCTTCCTTCAGCTTTCTTGGATGCTATAATGGATGGTGTTCTATGCTCTTCAGAGGCAGTTTCATGCATACCTCAATGCTTGGATGCCCTGTGCCTTAATACTGCAGGGCTCGAGGCTGTGAAAGATCGGAATGCATTGAGGTGCTTTGTCAAGATATTTACTTCCAGAGCTTATCTGCGCGCACTGACTGGTGATACACCTGGTACCTTGTCCAGTGGGTTAGATGAACTGCTGCGCCATGCATCGTCTCTGCGTGGATCTGGTGTGGAGATGCTGCTTGAGATTTTGAATACCATTTCAAATATTGGATCCGCAGGTGAAACGACTAATTTGTCCAGTGAGTCAGCTCCTGTTCCTATGGAAACTGATGCTGAAGGAGGGAGTTCAGTTTCTCCAGATGAAGGCGATTCTTCCAAGGCTGTTGTCAATTCAGAGCAGACCTCGGAGACTTCGTCAGATGCTTCAGTAACAAACATTGAGGGCTTCCTTCCAGATTGTGTATGCAATGCTGCACGGCTTCTTGAAACTGTCCTTCAGAATGCTGAGACCTGCCGtatatttgttgaaaaaaAGGGGATTGAAGCAGTTTTACAGTTGTTGACATTGCCTTCAATGCCACTCTCAGTTCCCCTTGGGCATAGCTTGTCTATTGCCTTCAAAAATTTCTCACTGCAGCACTCTGCTTCTCTGGCTCATGCTGTATGCTCTTTCCTCAGACAATATTCAAGCACCACAAACAGTCTTTTGGAGTCTGTTGCTGGGACTCCGCTTGCTGCAGTTGAATCAGCAAAGCAAGCAAAAATTCTGAGAAACCTTTCTATTCTTGAAGACATTCTGAGTCTCTCCATTTTCCTGTTGAAGGGGACAACTACTTTGTTTACTGAACTGGGTGCTGCAGATGCTGATTCATTGAAAGATCTCGGTAGAACATACAGGGAGGTGATCTGGCAAGTATCATCATGCAACGACTCTAAGGTGGAAGAAAAGAAGGCTGTTGAACAAGATCAGGAGAATGCAGACGCGGGTTCTTCTAATCCTGTTGCTAGAGAGAGTGATGATGATGCAAACATGCCAGTGGTTAGATACATGAATCCGGTTTCCATAAGGAATGGTTCTCAGTCCTTGTGGGGTGGAGAGCGTGAGTTCTTCTCAGTTGTCCGCTCAGGTGAAAGTTTGCACCGGCGCAGCCGACACGGTTTCTCGCGCATAAGGGGTGGAAGGACAGGGAGGCACTTGGAGGCTTTGAATCTAGAGCCTGAGGTTCAGACTAGTACTCCAGAGACCTCTTCCCACAATGTGAAAAAGAAGAGTCCTGATGTTCTTGTCCTGGAGATTCTGGGTAGGTTGGCCACCACTCTGCGATCCTTTTTCACGGCTCTTGTCAAGGGATTCACCTCATCAAACCGACGCAGAGGTGACTCTGCATCGATGGTGTCTGCTTCAAAGACCCTAGGCTCTGGCCTggcaaaaatatattttgaggCTCTTAGCTTCTCTGGGCATTCTAATTATCAGAGGACGGATTTGTCTCTGTCCGTGAAATGCCGTTATCTCGGAAAAATTGTTGATGACATGGCAGCACTTACGTTTGACAGCCGTAGACGGACGTGTTACGCATCAATGATCAATAACTTCTATGTTCACGGAACTTTTAAGGAGCTGCTTATGACTTTTGAGGCCACAAGTCAGTTGCTATGGACTCTGCCCTATTCTGCTCCAGCTCCAGCCACTGATCATGATAAGGTGGTTGAAGAAACTAGGTTGTCGCACAGCACGTGGCTCCGGGACACTCTGCAGAGCTATTGCCGCGAGTTGGAATATTTTGTTAACTCTGCTTTCTTGATATCTCCAACCTCAACATCTCAGGCTCAGCAACTTATTCAGCCAGTTACAACTGGCCTCTCAATCGGGTTATTTCCTGTTCCAAGGGACCCTGAGGTCTTCGTCCAATTGCTGCAGTCTCAGGTTCTTGATGTGATACTTCCTGTTTGGAACCACCAGATGTTTCCAAACTGCAGTCCTGAGTTCATAGCTTCGATGATTTCGCTGGTCACACATGTGTACTCGGGAGTTGGTGATGTGAAGCGAAATCGTGCAGGAATCACAGGGAGTACAACGCAACGATACATGCCCCCACCTCCTGATGAAGCCACTATCACAACCATTGTTGAGATGGGTTTTACAAGGGCAAGAGCAGAAGAAGCACTGAGACGGGTTGAATCAAACAGTGTGGAGATGGCAATGGAGTGGTTGTTTAGTCACGCAGAGGATCCCGTGCAAGAGGATGATGAACTAGCCCGGGCTTTGGCTCTGTCACTTGGGAATTCATCTGAAACGACCAAGTCTGATGTTGCTGACAAGCCGATGGATGTTGCTACAGATGGGCCCCAAGCAAAGGCACCTCCAGTTGATGATGTTCTCTCTGCTCTGGTGAAGTTGTTTCAGAACAGCGATGTGATGGCATTCCCTTTGACTGATCTGCTTGTTACGCTCTGCAATCGGAAGAAAGGAGAAGAACGGCCGAAGGtgatttcttttcttataCAACAGTTGAAGCTCTGTAGACTGGATTTCTCAACAGACACAAGTGCACTGTGTATGATATCTCATGTTATAGCATTGGTTCTCTCCGAAGACGGAAGTGCACGTGAAATAGCTGCTCAGAATGGGATTGTCTCAGCTGCTATAGACATTTTGATGAACTTCAGGGCTAGAAACGAGCTAGCAGACGAGACTGTGGTTCCAAAATGCATCAGTGCTTTGCTACTTATCTTGGACAACATGCTTCAGCCCAGGCCAAAAGTTCTTTCTGAAAACTCTGAGGGCGTTAATACTGGGTCTTTAGCCGAACCATCTCCTGAGCAGGATTCTCTCTCCATCCTTGCACCGGTTACAGAAAACAAAGCTGGTTCGGAATTACCTGATAAGGAATCTGGCACTGTGTTGGAAAAGATATTTGGCAACTCAACCGGATATCTGACAATAGATGAGAGTCAGAAGTTGTTGCAAGTTGCCTGCGACTTCATTAAGCAGCATGTGCCTTCCATGATGATGCAAGCTGTTCTGCAGATATGTGCTCGTTTGACGAAAACACATGCTCTGGCTCTGCAATTTCTTGAATATGGTGGATTGGCAGCTCTTTTTAGTCTCCCAAGGGCTTGCTTCTTCCCTGGGTATGATACAGTTGCATCTGCCATCATTAGGCATCTACTTGAGGATCCTCAGACTCTACAAACAGCTATGGAATTGGAAATAAAGCAGACGTTGAGTGGAAGCAGACATGGTGGGCGTGTATCACCAAGAACATTCTTGACATCCATGGCTTCTGTTATATCTCGAGATCCCACTGTTTTCATGAAAGCTGCCTCGGCTGTTTGCCAGTTGGAGACGTCAGGAGGGAGGACCTTAGTCGTGTTGTTGAAGGAAAGGGACAAATCAAAATCATCTGCAAGTGAGCCTGGGTTGTCTTTGAATGAATCTGGTAATAAGATGCAGGATGGATCCGTGAAGTGCTCCAAAAGCCACAAGAAGGTTCCAGCAAATTTAACTCAAGTTATTGACCAGCTTCTTGATATTGTATTGAAGTTCCCTTCATCCAAAGGCCAGGAAGATTCTGGCTGTGACTTGACATTGATGGAGGTAGATGAACCAGACACAAAGGTGAAGGGTAAAGCAAAGGTTGATAGTACCAGAAAGAGTGATTCAGAATCTGAGAGATCTGCTGCACTAGCTAAGGTCACTTTCGTCCTCATTCTGTTGAGTGACATTCTCTTGATGTATGCACATGCAGTTGGGGTCATATTAAAACGGGATCTTGAACTGCAAGGGTCTAATCAATTGGAAAGTTCTGGAAATGGTGGTTTGCTCCATCATATTCTACATCACCTCCTCCCTCTATCAGCTCAGAAATCTGCTGGACCCGATGAATGGAGGGACAAGTTGTCTGAGAAAGCTTCTTCCTTCTTGGTTGCTCTCTGTGGCCGATCTGCTGAAGGGCGGAGGAGAGTTATCTGTGAGCTTGTTAAAACGTTTTCATCTTTCTCAAACCTGGAGAGCAACTCTAGCAGAACGACTCTGTTGCCAGATAAGAAGGTTTCGTCTTTTGCTGAGCTGGCATATTCTATTTTGTCAAAGAATTCATCCCCTGGTAACTTGCTTGGTTCTGGGTGTTCCACTGATGTGGCAAAAAGTATGATTGATGGAGGCATGGTTCAGTGCTTGGCCAGCATTCTCCAAGTAATAGACTTGGATCATCCTGATGCTCCCAAGATTGTAACTCTTATAGTCAAGTCTCTGGAGAGCCTCACAAGGGCTGCTAATATGAGTGAGCCAGTCTTCAGGCCTGAAGCAttgaataagaaaaagaacgCGATTTCAAGCGAAACAGTGAATGAACAGGCAAGTGCACCATCACCTGCTGAGTTGGCTGAGGAAAACCAGGACAGCTTCAATCAACAAGAAGCTCCAGGTACAGTTGAGATGCAAGAACAACAGCACCGAGGCGGATCTCCTGAAGGTGAAGGCAATATGCATGAAGAGAATCCTAATAATTCTGAGGGCCAAGATATGAGGAACGAAGTGGAGGCAATGGCTTCGAGCCCCACAACAAATCTTGGGATGGACTTCATAAGGGAAGAGATGGAGGATGGGGGCCCACCTCATGGTGGGAATCACATCGAGGTGACATTTCGCGTCGAGGGCAGAGCAGATGATGATATGGGTGATGAGGATGACATGGGGGAAGATGCTGAGGAGGATGATGACGACGATGATggggaggatgaggatgaagctGAGGATGGCACTGGCATGATGTCACTTCCCGATACTGATGTGGAAGATCATGATGATACTGGTATGGGAGATGACTTTAATGATGATAtgattgatgaagatgatgacgaTTTCCACGAGAATCGTGTAATAGAAGTCAGATGGAGAGAAGCTCTCGACGGTCTCGATCATCACCTGCAGGTGCTTGGGCAACCTGGAGCGAGTGGAGGCCTCATTGAAGGGTGGAACATGGATGACCTCTTTGGCCTCCGTCGGACTCTGGGTTTTGAGAGGCGTAGACAGACGGGTCGGTCTTCCTTTGATAGATCTGCCACAGAAGCTTCTGGTTTTCAACATCCTCTTTTGGTGAGGCCAAATCAGGCAGGAAACATGGTCTCTCTGAGGGACTTAGAATCTCTGCCAGCGGACAGCTTTGATGCATCTCATTTCTACATGTTTGATGCCCCCGTTCTTCCTTATGATCATGTACCTAGTAGTCTCTTTAGTACTCGCATTGGGAGCAGCTCGGTGCACCCACCTTTGGGTGACTACTCAATAGGGCTGGACTCATTGCAGTTACCAGGACGGAGAGGGCTTAGCGATGGCCGTTGGACTGATGATGGGCAACCCCCAGCGGGTCCTCAAGCGTCTGCTATTGCCCAAGCTGTAGAGGAACAGTTCTTATCTCAACTGCAGCGAAGCTCTCCTCCTGCTGAGAGGCAGCTACAGAGTTCAGGGCCACAGGAGAATCAGCTGCTTGATGCCGCTACCAACAATGGCAGCCGTCAGACAGCTGAAGGCGGTATTGATGAGACCCAAAGAAGCGAAGATCAGAACGAAGAAATCGGCAATGAAGTGCGAAATCAGCAGATTAATCCCGCTGTCGAGAGCATTCCCTCCCAAGAGCAAATCAATCCCGAGTCTTCTGCTGCAGAGGAGCCCATGTCTATCCAGCCACTTTCACTGAATAGCAGTCCTAATCAACAAGATAACATGGAGATAGGGAATGGTGATAGCGCAACTGCTACTGGGGAAGGCGAGACATTCCTTGAGTTTGTCATCTCATCTATGGAGACTGGTGGTGGTCAGGCTGATCCTGATGCTGAGGATGTGTCAGCTCGTGCAGTAGTTCGTGATGAATCTTTAGAGAGTACTGATATAGGAGCTGCTGATGGAACAGCTTCGGGGATGCCCGATGATGGTCAGGCTGCAGCTGCCCGGCCTACTACTGTTGATGTTGATATGAGCAGCTCTGACAATGAAATTGGTCAAGCTGATCCGTCTGGGGCTGTGGCCGAATCATTGCAACCAGAGGCTGTTGCTACTGTGAATGCTGATCTGCCTGAGCAAGCAGCAGTCAACAGTGAGGTTCCAGGTGGGAATGCGATTGACCCAACTTTCTTGGAGGCTTTACCTGAAGACCTCCGTGCAGAAGTTCTAGCTTCTCAGCAAGCTCAGCCTGTTCAGCCACCAGCCTATGTGCCACCTTCTGCAGATGAAATAGATCCCGAGTTTTTGGCTGCCCTTCCTCCTGATATCCAAGCAGAAGTTTTGGCTCAACAAAGAGCCCAGAGAGTAACCCAACAGGCCCAGCCTGTTGACATGGACAATGCCTCAATAATTGCTACATTTCCTGCTGACTTGCGTGAAGAG GTACTTTTGACTTCATCTGAAGCAGTCCTCTCAGCATTACCCTCTCCCTTGCTTGCTGAAGCTCAAATGCTCAGGGACCGAGCAATGAGTCACTATCAGGCTCGAAGCCTTTTTGGAGGCAGCCACCGGCTAAGCAGTCGAAGGAATGGCTTAGGATTTGACAGGCAGCCTGCCATGGACAGAGGTGTTGGAGTAACAATTGGGCAGAGGGCAGCGTCTGCTGTTTCAGATAACTTGAAGTTTAAAGAAATTGAAGGTGAACCACTTCTGGATTCCAGTGCATTGAAAGCATTGATTCGCCTCCTTAGATTAGCACAG CCTCTTGGTAAAGGCCTTCTGCAAAGACTCTTGCTGAACTTGTGTGCACATAGTGCAACCAGGGCAAATTTAGTCCACCTTTTGCTTGGCATGATCAAGCCTGAGGCTGAAGGTCTGCCAGGTGGATTGGCCACAATCAACTCTCAGAGGCTCTACGGATGCCAGTCAAATATCGTCTATGGTCGTTCGCAGCTGCTGGATG GTCTTCCTCCTCTGGTTTTGCGTCGCATTGTTGAAATTTTGACTTACTTGGCCACAAATCATTCTGCCGTTGCGAGTATGCTCTTCTATTTTGATCCCTCGAGTTTGGCAGAAGCTTCGAGTTTAGGATATTTGGACTCGAAATCATACAAAGGCAAAGAGAAAGTGGTTGAAGGAGTTTCTTCAAATGGATCTCAAGATGCTCAGGCCGAAGTTCCTCTAGTAATCTTCCTGAAGCTCTTGAACAGACCACTCTTTTCTCGGAGTACTACTCATTTCGAGCAG GTACTAGGTCTTATCCAAGTAGTAGTCTATGATGCTGCTGCTAAGTTGGAATCTGAGTCTCAATCTGAGAAAGCAATCGATGATGCTAAGGTTCCACCTGAACAAACTGGTGACCTTAAGAAAGAGAAATCTTCAAATGGTCCAGAAAACACTAGTGACAGCAATGATAAAGAGGCTAAAAGCACCACTGATGAGACATCCTCTTCAAAACCAAAGACGAGCGTCAACATATACGATGTCCTCTTGCAGCTGCCAAAGTCTGATCTTCGCAATTTATGTAGTCTGCTTGGTCGTGAAGG GCTTTCAGATAAAGTCTATCTGCTTGCTAGTGAGGTGCTGAAAAAGTTGTCCCGAGTTGCTGCCCCCCATCGGAAGCTTTTCATAATGGAACTCTCAGAACTGGCTCATGATCTGAGCAGCTCAGCTGTGAACGAGCTTGTGACACTGCGGAACACCCACATGCTGGGCTTGAGTGCTGGTTCTATGGCCGGGGCTGCAATCCTGCGTGTGCTTCAAGCTCTAAGTTCGCTCACCGCCGCTGGTGTTGGTGGGGCCAAAG GTCTCGATGCCGATAAGGAACTGGAGGAGCAAACCACAATGTGGAAGTTGAATCTCGCACTAGAGTCTTTGTGGCAAGAGCTGAGCGACTGTATAGGTGTGACTGAGGCCCAGCTCAGTCAAAGCTCTTTGGGCCCCACCATGCCAAATGTAAACGTCGTGGACCAAGTTCAGGGAATCTCAGCATCACCTCCCCTTCCTCCTGGGACTCAACGCCTCCTGCCTTACATTGAAGCCTTCTTTGTTTTGAGTGAGAAGCTACAGGCTAGTAGTAGCACAACCGTACAGCAGGACCAGGCAACTGTCACTGCTACAGAAGTCAAGGAATGCGTTGGAGCTTCCACTTCATCATCAACAACGAAGAGCAGTGCGGATTCCCAGAAAAGGCTGGATGGTTTGGTCACATTTGTGAAGTTCGCTGAGAAGCATCGCCGCCTCCTGAATGCCTTCATCAGACAGAACCCGGGCTTGCTGGAGAACTCACTCTCTATGATGCTGAAGGCACCAAGGCTCGTTGACTTTGACAACAAGAGATCCTACTTCAGATCGAGAATCAGGCAGCAGCACGAGCAGAGCCTCTCAGGTCCGCTTCGCATCAGCGTGAGACGGGCCTATGTTCTGGAGGACTCGTACAATCAGTTGAGGATGAGGTCCACTCAGGAGCTTAAGGGACGGCTTAATGTGCAGTTTCAGGGTGAAGAAGGCATCGATGCTGGTGGCCTGACCCGAGAGTGGTATCAGTTATTATCTAGGGTTATATTCGACAGAGGAGCATTGCTCTTCACCACTGTTGGAAATAATGCAACATTTCAGCCGAACCCTAATTCTGTCTATCAAACCGAGCATCTCTCCTATTTCAAATTCGTGGGCCGCGTG GTGGCGAAGGCATTGTTTGATGGGCAACTTTTGGATGTTCATTTTACTCGGTCATTTTACAAGCACATACTCGGTATAAAAGTGACTTACCATGACATTGAGGCTGTTGATCCTGACTATTACAAGAATCTCAAGTGGATGCTCGAG AATGATGTCAGCGATATTCCTGATCTGACATTTAGCATGGACGCGGATGAGGAAAAGCACATCCTTTATGAGAAAAATGAG GTCACTGATTACGAGCTCAAACCTGGAGGAAGGAACATAAGGGTCACGGAAGAAACAAAGCATGAATATGTTGATCTCGTTGCTGACCACATCTTGACTAACGCTATTCGGACTCAAATCAATTCTTTCCTAGAAGGCTTCAGTGAATTGATTCTACGTGATCTTATCTCCATATTCAACGACAAGGAGCTTGAGCTGCTTATCAGCGGGCTTCCAGAAATTGATT TGGATGACCTGAGAGCCAACACCGAGTACACTGGCTACACAGCAGCTTCTAGCGTCGTTCAGTGGTTCTGGGATGTTGTCAAAGGTTTCACCAAGGAAGACATGGCAAGGTTGCTGCAATTTGTAACTGGAACCTCGAAG GTTCCACTGGAGGGCTTTAGAGCTCTACAAGGTATATCAGGTCCTCAGAGGTTTCAGATTCATAAAGCTTATGGGGCTCCCGATCGACTACCCTCAGCACATACATG TTTCAATCAACTCGACCTGCCAGAATACACTTCGAAAGAGCAGCTGCAAGACCGCCTGCTTCTTGCAATCCATGAAGCCAGCGAAGGGTTTGGGTTTGGTTAA